TGTATTTACAACCTGATCCAATTCCTCTTCAACCAGGAGCAATTATTAAGGAAGTTGCTGTTGGATGAAAGCCCGTGAAGTAGAAGCAATTTTAAAGCGTTATGGGTTTGAATTAATCTTTCAAAAAGGAAGTCACCGTAAATGGAGAAATATAGACTTGGGTTTACAAGTCATTGTTCCTGAACATCAAGGGAAAGATTTACCGATTGGGACATTAAGAGGTATTTTGAGAGGAGGACAAATTCCTGACTCAGAATGGAGATCATAAAATATGAGTTTTAAGTAGTGTAGGGATTTGCTCTAAAATCTGATCAACGATCGCTTCTGGTGTTTGTTCCGATTGTATAGTAATTTTTAGATCTGCTTCTGCATAAAAAGAGCGTCTTTGTTCCTGTAGAGAAGTTAGTTTTCCTAATAAATCACTACCATTTAATAGGGGTCTAGTTTGATCTATGGCTAGACGTTGATAAAGCAATTCTACAGGAGCATCGAGCCAAATAACCAGACCATGGTGCAAATAACTCCAATTTTTGGGTTTTAAAACTACTCCCCCACCAGTAGCAATCACTGATCTAGTGTAAGCGCATAACTGACTCAAAACCTGGGTTTCTAATTCACGAAATACTTCCTCTCCCTCGGTGGCAAATATTTCTGTAATGTTAGCTTGAGCTACTCTTTCTAAAACAGTATCGCTATCAAAGAAACGATATTCTAAGTTGTGGGCTAAAATCTGACCAATTGTACTTTTGCCAGTACCCATCATACCAACGAGGTAGACATTTATACCCTTAAGGCGATCGCTGAGTTTAGTCATAGTTAAAGTCCCGGTATTGGATAGGTTAGTATGTATTCTAAAGTCGCTACTCCTTCCGCTTGTTGCTGTGGTGATAGAGATTGATTTTTCTGACTCATAAGCTTATTCTGTAATCCCAACCAGGTTAAACACTGATAAGTCCAAATTTTAACGGGAATACTCGCCATTTGTTTGAAGGTTTCTATAACACCTAAATTAGCTATACCGTAACTTTGCAATAGTCGCAGATTCTGACGAGAAGCTAAGCGATAAGTTTTCAGGTAGTTCTGGGGATTAAGTCTGCTTTGACGGTAAAAATACAATGGTTCTGGTATTTTAGCAAAACAAGAATCACCCGCGCTGCGACACCAAAGTTCTCGATCCTGCGTACGCAGATAAGAAGTATCGTAGGGATAACGCTCAAACCAATCTCTTTTTCCCATTACCGTAGGATGAATAATTAAACCCTTATTTAACAATACGCTTTTTGTCGTCATTTGATGCAGAGAGTCTAAACCCCGAATACCCTGAAGTTGATTCTCGTGATTGACAACATAAACCCCCGTTGCTACTACGTCTACCTGGGGATTTTGGCGTAAATACTCGATTTGACGTTCTAAACGCTGTGGATGCATTAAATCATCCCCATCCATTCTTGCTAAGTACTCTCCCTGAGCTAACCGAGTAATTTGATTCAAACGCCAAGCTAAACCCCTATTTTCCCCATCTTGAATCACTTTGACTCGAGAATCTTCAACAGCTTTAGCAATCTCAACAGAGCGATCGCTTGAACCATCATCCACTAAAATCAATTCCCAATCTTGCCAGGTTTGGGCAAAAACCGAGCGAATAGCCGCCCCCAAGGTTGCTTGATTGTTATAAAATGGGATTCCCACCGAAATCTGCATAAATATCAGATAAACAGGAAATAAATAACTCACCGTACATCTTAGCAATTTTCACCGAATCAAAATCTTGCGCACGAATTTTTCCCTGTCGAGCAAACTGTACTTGTAACTGAGGATCCTGCAATACTTGAATAATCCCCTCAGCTAAAGCTTCAGAATCTCCAGGTTTAACCAATAAACCATTTACCCCAGAATTAATAATTTCCCTCGGTCCATAGGGACAATCCGTTGCCACTACTGGAGTGCCACAAGCCATCGCCTCCACAATTACGTTCCCAAAACCCTCATAAATCGAAGATAAAACGAACACATCCGCTTTAGCCATATACTGGTAGGGATTAGCTTGAAACCCTAGTAAACGCACAGACTCACTCAACCCTAAGCTTTCAATCTGACTCTGTAAAACAGGACGCAATTCCCCCTCTCCGATAATCCATAGATGAGTAGGAATTAATTTTTGTACAGTTACTAAAGCTTTAATTAAATCGCTAAATCCCTTCTGTTGATTCAGACGTCCACAAGCAACGATTAACTTAGTTCCTGATTGTATACTTTCCTTGACCGTTGCTTCCATATCTAAAGTTATCTTGGCATCAACACAGGGATTATAAATTACTCGCAATAAATCTCGAGTCTTGGGGACTAAATGCTCTAAATCTGTGGCAACTCCTTGAGAAACGCAGATAATGGCGTTCGCTTGCGGATATAAAGCTGGAATTAACTTAAAAACCAACTTATTAGCCCAACGACCTTGGAGTTGATTGTATTTGACCGAAACAGGATTATGTACGCTTAAAATCGTTTTAGGAAGGTGGGTTAAACCAAGAGTAGCCGCGATCGCTCCCAGATTCGCATTATCCATAACCCCACAGACAATATCCGGTTTAAGACGTTTAATTAATTGTCGTAAGGGTAATAGAGACAGCAACAGAGAACCCGAGATAGAAGGTATCTTGGCAGAAACCAAATAATAAACCTCTATATCTTCAGCTAAATCAGCTTCGTAGGAACCTCCTCCCTTACACAAAGCTAGAAACAATTGGAATCTTTGGCGATCTAAATTGTTGATGATCCTCAACAACAACTTTTCTGCACCTCCTCCCCCCAAGCGGGTAGTGAAAAACAGTACTTTTATGGATGTTTGAGACATAAGCGCTTAAATTTTCCTAATTCGTCTCCAAAACAGGGGAAGACCTCCCCAAAGATACAGTAAAATCATCGTCTGAATTACCAACTGCAAAAGCTTCATAACGCTAGTAGTGTCAGGACGAACGTAAAAAAGAATGATTGTATAAAGCACTATGGTACTCGCATAGCCTGCATATTTCCTAAAAGATTGAGCCAACCACTTGTGAAAATAACCGTAGAGGAAAAAAACCACGCACACACCCGGTAGACCAAAATTCCAATAAGCTTCACCAATAGAGCCACAGGGAATAGCCCAGTCTGCTTGCTCAAAATAAAAGGTTTGAGCCGCCCTTCCCCCGCATAAACCAGGTTTCTCGGGCC
The genomic region above belongs to Gloeocapsa sp. PCC 73106 and contains:
- a CDS encoding shikimate kinase translates to MTKLSDRLKGINVYLVGMMGTGKSTIGQILAHNLEYRFFDSDTVLERVAQANITEIFATEGEEVFRELETQVLSQLCAYTRSVIATGGGVVLKPKNWSYLHHGLVIWLDAPVELLYQRLAIDQTRPLLNGSDLLGKLTSLQEQRRSFYAEADLKITIQSEQTPEAIVDQILEQIPTLLKTHIL
- a CDS encoding glycosyltransferase family 2 protein translates to MQISVGIPFYNNQATLGAAIRSVFAQTWQDWELILVDDGSSDRSVEIAKAVEDSRVKVIQDGENRGLAWRLNQITRLAQGEYLARMDGDDLMHPQRLERQIEYLRQNPQVDVVATGVYVVNHENQLQGIRGLDSLHQMTTKSVLLNKGLIIHPTVMGKRDWFERYPYDTSYLRTQDRELWCRSAGDSCFAKIPEPLYFYRQSRLNPQNYLKTYRLASRQNLRLLQSYGIANLGVIETFKQMASIPVKIWTYQCLTWLGLQNKLMSQKNQSLSPQQQAEGVATLEYILTYPIPGL
- a CDS encoding type II toxin-antitoxin system HicA family toxin, coding for MKAREVEAILKRYGFELIFQKGSHRKWRNIDLGLQVIVPEHQGKDLPIGTLRGILRGGQIPDSEWRS
- a CDS encoding glycosyltransferase; protein product: MSQTSIKVLFFTTRLGGGGAEKLLLRIINNLDRQRFQLFLALCKGGGSYEADLAEDIEVYYLVSAKIPSISGSLLLSLLPLRQLIKRLKPDIVCGVMDNANLGAIAATLGLTHLPKTILSVHNPVSVKYNQLQGRWANKLVFKLIPALYPQANAIICVSQGVATDLEHLVPKTRDLLRVIYNPCVDAKITLDMEATVKESIQSGTKLIVACGRLNQQKGFSDLIKALVTVQKLIPTHLWIIGEGELRPVLQSQIESLGLSESVRLLGFQANPYQYMAKADVFVLSSIYEGFGNVIVEAMACGTPVVATDCPYGPREIINSGVNGLLVKPGDSEALAEGIIQVLQDPQLQVQFARQGKIRAQDFDSVKIAKMYGELFISCLSDIYADFGGNPIL